A stretch of the Theropithecus gelada isolate Dixy chromosome 7a, Tgel_1.0, whole genome shotgun sequence genome encodes the following:
- the BLOC1S6 gene encoding biogenesis of lysosome-related organelles complex 1 subunit 6 encodes MSIPGPSSPDGALTRPPYCLEAGEPTPGLSDTSPDEGLIEDLTIEDKAVEQLAEGLLSHYLPDLQRSKQALQELTQNQVVLLDTLEQEISKFKECHSMLDINALFAEAKHYHAKLVNIRKEMLMLHEKTSKLKKRALKLQQKRQKEELEREQQREKEFEREKQLTARPAKRT; translated from the exons ATGAGTATCCCTGGGCCGTCGTCTCCGGACGGGGCCCTGACACGGCCACCCTACTGCCTGGAGGCCGGGGAGCCGACCCCTG GTTTAAGTGACACTTCTCCAGATGAAGGGTTAATAGAGGACTTGACTATAGAAGACAAAGCTGTGGAGCAACTGGCAGAAGGATTGCTTTCTCATTATTTGCCAGATCTGCAGAGATCAAAACAAGCCCTCCAGGAACTCAC ACAGAACCAAGTTGTATTGTTAGACACACTGGAACAAGagatttcaaaatttaaagaatGTCATTCTATGTTGGATATTAATGCTTTG TTTGCCGAGGCTAAACACTATCATGCCAAGTTGGTGAATATAAGAAAAGAGATGCTGATGCTTCATGAAAAAACATCAAAGTTAAAa aaaaGAGCGCTTAAACTGCAGCAGAAGAGGCAAAAAGAAGAGTTGGAAAGGGAGCAGCAACGAGAGAAGGAgtttgaaagagaaaagcagttaACTGCCAGACCAGCCAAAAGGACGTGA
- the LOC112627466 gene encoding proteasome subunit beta type-3-like produces MVTTDFQKMLFMVDWPYTGLAGLATDVQTVAQCLKFQLNLYELKGWQTKPYTLMSIMANLLYEKQFGPYYTEPVISGLDPKSFKPFICSLNLIGCPMATDDFVVSGTCAKQMYRMCKSLWEPSMDPEYLFESISQAMLNAVDRVAVSGMELLSTSLKRTKSPLGLKA; encoded by the exons ATGGTGACCACGGACTTCCAGAAGATGTTGTTCATGGTTGACTGGCCATACACCGGGCTAGCTGGGCTTGCCACAGACGTCCAGACAGTTGCCCAGTGCCTCAAGTTCCAGCTGAACCTGTATGAGTTGAAAGGCTGGCAGACCAAACCTTATACTCTCATGAGCATAATGGCCAACCTCTTGTATGAGAAACAGTTTGGCCCCTACTATACTGAGCCAGTCATTTCTGGGTTGGACCCAAAGAGCTTTAAGCCCTTCATTTGCTCTCTCAATCTCATCGGCTGCCCTATGGCAACTGATGACTTTGTGGTCAGTGGCACCTGCGCCAAACAAATGTACAGAATGTGCAAGTCCCTCTGGGAGCCCAGCATGGATCCAGAATACCTGTTTG aaagcatctctCAAGCCATGCTGAATGCGGTTGACCGGGTTGCAGTGTCAGGCATGGAGTTGTTGTCCACATCATTGAAAAGGACAAAATCACCACTAGGATTGAAGGCCTGA